Proteins from a genomic interval of Staphylococcus debuckii:
- the pxpB gene encoding 5-oxoprolinase subunit PxpB → MDYQIINEQSIMIKFEPQIDPETFKKVQQIVKYLEQQAIEAITEVVPSYRAVMIHFDQTKINAQELIDTLNLDNLDLADIEVSESSKIVYIPVVYGGEYGPDLKAVAEHNQLSTDEVIKLHTEPTYLIYMLGFMPGFPYLGGLDERLYTPRRDEPRVRIDAGSVGIANNQTGLYPQDSPGGWQIIGRTPLDVFDLNREPMTLYAAGDNIQFYEISEAEFEEIMTEKHEPDFDLERWVNR, encoded by the coding sequence ATGGATTATCAAATCATAAATGAGCAATCTATTATGATTAAATTCGAGCCGCAAATTGATCCGGAAACATTTAAAAAAGTACAACAGATTGTGAAGTATTTAGAACAACAAGCAATTGAAGCGATCACAGAAGTTGTGCCATCATACAGAGCGGTGATGATTCATTTTGATCAAACAAAGATTAATGCACAAGAACTGATTGATACATTGAATTTAGACAACTTAGATTTAGCAGACATTGAAGTATCAGAGAGTTCTAAAATTGTTTATATTCCAGTCGTATACGGGGGAGAATACGGACCGGACCTTAAAGCAGTAGCCGAACACAATCAGTTATCTACTGATGAAGTCATAAAATTACATACAGAACCTACTTATTTAATTTATATGCTAGGATTTATGCCTGGTTTCCCTTATCTTGGAGGATTAGATGAGCGTCTGTATACCCCAAGAAGAGATGAACCGAGAGTTCGCATTGATGCTGGGTCTGTCGGCATTGCGAATAATCAAACAGGCTTATATCCGCAAGATTCACCAGGCGGTTGGCAAATTATCGGTCGAACGCCATTAGATGTCTTCGACTTAAATCGTGAACCGATGACGTTATATGCTGCTGGTGATAATATTCAATTCTATGAAATCAGTGAAGCTGAATTCGAGGAAATTATGACAGAAAAGCATGAACCGGATTTTGATTTAGAAAGATGGGTGAATCGTTAA
- a CDS encoding biotin-dependent carboxyltransferase family protein, producing the protein MSIRINKPGLFSTIQDEGRIGHQKDGFSGAGALDIYSFRLGQSLIGNKGPAIEATIIGPSLTFLEDDTIVITGAEFKAELNGRPVPHQTVVQVYKGDELVMNAAVKGARGYVFFGHPLDVPEVAGSYSTHTRTKMGGHEGRALKKGDFVHQKLNEAYRKHVGFSSDLDLIHEDTDTIRIVEGPQYDSFSDENHESLVSEPFEISEQSDRMGFRLKGPSIPPEESADIISEPVALGSIQVPNDGNPIILMNDKQTVGGYTKIATVTQLDLSVLAQKKPGEKINFEWVSIEDAIKDLEEYNDGFEEILNNVEREPLFDLRELRITANRICELLEGDK; encoded by the coding sequence ATGAGTATCAGAATAAACAAACCAGGACTATTTTCTACAATTCAAGATGAAGGACGTATCGGTCATCAAAAGGATGGGTTTTCAGGAGCAGGCGCTTTAGATATTTATAGTTTCCGCTTAGGCCAATCCCTAATCGGAAATAAAGGCCCGGCTATTGAAGCGACTATCATTGGACCTTCACTTACATTTTTAGAAGACGACACTATCGTAATAACTGGCGCAGAATTCAAAGCTGAATTAAACGGCCGTCCTGTACCGCATCAAACTGTAGTTCAAGTGTACAAAGGCGATGAACTTGTGATGAACGCAGCTGTTAAAGGCGCACGCGGGTACGTATTCTTTGGGCATCCATTAGATGTGCCGGAAGTTGCAGGCAGTTATTCTACACATACACGCACAAAGATGGGCGGACATGAAGGCAGAGCGCTGAAGAAAGGCGACTTTGTCCATCAGAAGTTGAATGAAGCATATCGTAAACACGTAGGCTTCTCTAGCGATTTAGATTTGATTCATGAGGATACAGATACAATTCGTATTGTAGAAGGTCCTCAATATGATAGCTTTTCTGATGAAAATCATGAAAGCTTAGTTTCTGAGCCGTTTGAGATTTCAGAACAATCAGATCGTATGGGCTTTCGTTTGAAAGGACCATCGATTCCGCCTGAAGAAAGCGCAGATATCATTTCAGAACCTGTGGCTTTAGGAAGCATTCAAGTACCAAATGATGGTAATCCGATTATTCTGATGAATGATAAACAAACTGTCGGCGGTTATACGAAAATCGCGACGGTTACACAATTAGATTTAAGCGTACTTGCGCAAAAGAAACCTGGAGAAAAAATTAATTTTGAATGGGTTTCAATTGAAGACGCAATTAAAGACTTAGAAGAATACAACGATGGTTTCGAAGAGATATTGAATAATGTCGAAAGAGAACCATTATTTGATTTACGGGAATTAAGAATTACGGCGAATCGTATTTGCGAATTATTAGAGGGGGATAAATAA
- the accB gene encoding acetyl-CoA carboxylase biotin carboxyl carrier protein — protein MKLEEIKDLINLVKENEVNKFKYKDEEREIELDFSTPQQTQPAAQIQTQATSSATPENNAASASDEAPAGNTINAPMVGTFFLQDAKDLTEPLFKVGDKVSKGDVVGFIEAMKVMNEVTSDVDGEVTAILVDHGTNVEYDQALIEVK, from the coding sequence ATGAAGTTAGAAGAAATCAAAGATTTAATTAATTTAGTAAAAGAGAACGAAGTAAATAAGTTTAAATATAAAGACGAAGAACGTGAAATTGAATTAGATTTTTCAACTCCACAACAAACACAACCTGCTGCACAAATTCAAACACAAGCGACTTCAAGTGCGACACCTGAAAATAATGCAGCATCAGCATCTGATGAAGCGCCGGCAGGTAATACAATCAATGCACCAATGGTAGGTACTTTCTTCTTGCAAGACGCAAAAGATTTAACTGAACCATTATTTAAAGTTGGCGACAAAGTCAGCAAAGGCGACGTGGTTGGCTTTATCGAAGCGATGAAAGTCATGAATGAAGTAACAAGTGATGTAGATGGAGAAGTGACAGCGATTTTAGTCGACCATGGTACGAATGTCGAGTATGATCAAGCGTTGATTGAAGTTAAATAA
- a CDS encoding acetyl-CoA carboxylase biotin carboxylase subunit — MYRCLIANRGEIAVRIIRACRESGVGTVAVYAKGDEKSLHVSLADEAICIGEANPLDSYLNIERIIAAAEISGANAIHPGYGFLSESPTFAQKVEENDIYFIGPTRRTMEMMGDKITARQTVHNAGVPIIPGSTGAVNSVEEIEEIAKDIGYPVVLKAASGGGGKGIRIVKEKKDLEKSFKEAQSEGKKYFNDDRIYVEAFIPVAKHVEVQVIGDGKENYVHLGERDCSVQRKNQKLIEESPCAALSDERRQAICDDAVKVAKASNYRSAGTIEFLVTEDAYYFIEMNARIQVEHTVTEMRADRDLVKSQLYLMKYDELPYTQEDIHFTGHVIEARINAENPERKFQPSPGKVKALHLPQGFNVRVDSLLYPNYVVSPFYDSLVAKVIVKASDRRLAIEKLKSTLDEMVIEGFSTTADFLYAVLSYPAYAEGDASDVDIKFLDRHHIIKGAS, encoded by the coding sequence ATGTATCGTTGTTTAATTGCAAACAGAGGAGAAATCGCTGTACGTATCATCCGTGCTTGCCGCGAATCAGGCGTTGGTACGGTTGCTGTATACGCGAAGGGAGATGAAAAAAGTCTGCATGTCAGTTTAGCAGACGAAGCGATCTGTATCGGAGAAGCTAATCCTTTAGACAGCTATTTAAATATTGAACGCATTATTGCGGCGGCTGAAATTTCAGGTGCAAATGCCATTCACCCAGGATACGGCTTCTTATCAGAAAGCCCTACTTTTGCGCAAAAAGTAGAAGAAAATGATATTTATTTCATTGGACCTACAAGACGTACAATGGAAATGATGGGTGACAAAATTACAGCACGCCAAACTGTTCATAACGCAGGTGTACCAATCATTCCAGGTTCAACTGGCGCAGTCAACTCTGTTGAAGAAATTGAAGAAATTGCTAAAGATATCGGTTATCCAGTTGTATTGAAAGCAGCAAGCGGTGGCGGCGGTAAAGGTATACGTATCGTTAAAGAAAAGAAAGACTTAGAAAAATCTTTCAAAGAAGCACAAAGTGAAGGTAAAAAATACTTTAACGATGACCGTATTTATGTAGAAGCATTTATTCCAGTTGCCAAACACGTTGAAGTACAAGTTATAGGCGACGGTAAAGAGAATTATGTACATTTAGGAGAACGTGATTGTTCAGTACAACGTAAAAACCAAAAATTAATTGAAGAATCACCTTGTGCAGCTTTATCTGACGAAAGACGCCAAGCTATCTGCGATGATGCGGTTAAAGTTGCAAAGGCTTCAAATTACCGCAGTGCTGGTACAATCGAGTTCTTGGTTACTGAAGATGCTTATTATTTCATTGAAATGAATGCGCGTATCCAAGTTGAACATACTGTTACAGAAATGCGTGCAGACCGTGACTTAGTTAAGTCGCAATTATACTTAATGAAATATGATGAACTTCCATATACGCAAGAGGACATTCATTTTACTGGTCATGTTATTGAAGCACGTATTAATGCTGAAAATCCAGAACGTAAATTCCAACCTTCACCAGGTAAGGTCAAAGCATTGCATTTGCCTCAAGGCTTTAATGTACGTGTAGACTCATTACTTTATCCAAACTATGTCGTATCACCATTCTACGATTCATTAGTTGCCAAAGTAATTGTCAAAGCAAGCGACCGTAGACTTGCAATTGAAAAATTAAAATCTACTTTAGATGAAATGGTGATTGAAGGTTTCTCAACAACAGCGGATTTCTTATATGCTGTATTATCATATCCTGCTTATGCAGAAGGTGATGCAAGTGATGTAGATATCAAGTTCTTAGATCGTCACCATATTATTAAGGGGGCATCATAA
- the pxpA gene encoding 5-oxoprolinase subunit PxpA, whose translation MQIDLNCDLGEAFGNYSFGGDHQIIPLITSANVACGFHAGDENVMNETVKLAKEHGVGIGAHPGFHDLQGFGRRNIDMAPDEIYTLVAYQIGALQAFCQIHDVKINHVKPHGALYNMGARDKDIAHAIAQAVYDVDPSLILVGLSNTLLISEAEAIGLKTASEVFADRRYEANGQLVSRKENDAVITDTDAAIEQVIKMVKDNKVTAKEGTEIDIQADTICVHGDGAHALEFVSKIRERLTKEGISITKLGG comes from the coding sequence ATGCAAATAGATTTAAACTGTGATTTAGGTGAAGCATTTGGTAACTATTCATTCGGAGGAGATCATCAAATCATTCCGTTGATTACTTCAGCGAATGTTGCTTGCGGTTTCCATGCAGGTGATGAAAATGTCATGAATGAAACAGTGAAATTAGCGAAAGAGCATGGTGTCGGTATTGGCGCACATCCTGGATTCCATGATTTACAAGGCTTTGGACGTCGCAATATTGATATGGCACCAGATGAAATTTATACATTAGTGGCTTATCAAATTGGTGCACTGCAAGCCTTTTGCCAAATCCATGATGTGAAAATCAACCATGTGAAACCACATGGTGCGTTATACAACATGGGTGCACGTGACAAAGATATTGCACACGCTATCGCGCAAGCAGTATATGACGTGGATCCATCGCTTATCTTAGTCGGACTATCTAACACTTTGTTGATTTCAGAAGCTGAAGCAATCGGCTTGAAGACAGCGTCTGAAGTGTTTGCTGATAGACGCTATGAAGCAAATGGCCAATTAGTCAGCCGTAAAGAGAATGACGCGGTCATCACAGACACAGATGCAGCAATTGAACAAGTGATTAAGATGGTTAAAGACAACAAAGTGACAGCGAAAGAAGGTACTGAAATAGATATTCAAGCAGATACAATCTGCGTGCATGGCGATGGTGCACATGCATTAGAATTCGTATCGAAAATTCGAGAAAGACTAACGAAAGAAGGTATTTCGATTACGAAACTAGGGGGTTAA
- a CDS encoding NRAMP family divalent metal transporter, translating to MGENKQTKTDFEFTKEHKRLLLGSVFLMATSAIGPAFLTQTAVFTAQFAASFAFAILLSIIIDIGAQINIWRVLVVTGLRGQEIANEMVKGLGTFISILIAIGGLAFNIGNIAGAGLGLNAIFGIDVKWGAAITAVLAIGVFVSKSGQKVMDIVTMVLGVLMILIVAYVMVVSNPPYLEAAHRMVLPEHPAALVLPIITLVGGTVGGYITFAGAHRILDSGIKGKEYLPFVNQSAISGILTTGVMRGLLFLAVLGVVVTGVALDPENPPASVFEHALGPIGKNIFGVVLFAAALSSVIGSAYTSATFLKTLSKSLMKRSNLIVITFIVISTLVFLFIGKPIKLLIIAGALNGLILPITLGTILVASKKKSIVGDYKHPTWMLVFGIVAVVVTIITGIFSFQGLAELWSS from the coding sequence ATGGGAGAAAACAAACAAACAAAGACGGATTTCGAGTTCACAAAGGAGCATAAACGCCTGTTACTCGGATCAGTTTTCTTGATGGCAACATCAGCAATCGGGCCGGCATTCTTAACACAAACTGCTGTATTTACAGCACAATTTGCAGCGAGCTTCGCTTTTGCGATTTTGCTTTCAATTATTATTGATATCGGGGCACAGATTAATATCTGGCGTGTCTTGGTAGTAACAGGTCTTCGTGGACAAGAAATTGCGAATGAAATGGTAAAAGGATTAGGTACATTCATCTCTATCTTGATTGCAATAGGCGGATTAGCCTTCAACATCGGTAATATTGCCGGTGCTGGACTAGGTTTAAATGCCATTTTCGGAATTGACGTCAAATGGGGTGCAGCGATTACAGCTGTTCTAGCCATTGGTGTATTCGTAAGTAAGAGCGGTCAAAAAGTTATGGATATCGTCACAATGGTTTTAGGGGTACTCATGATTCTGATTGTTGCTTATGTCATGGTGGTTTCAAATCCTCCATATTTAGAGGCAGCACATAGAATGGTCTTACCGGAACATCCTGCAGCATTAGTATTGCCGATCATCACACTGGTCGGAGGTACAGTAGGTGGTTATATTACTTTCGCAGGTGCACACAGAATTTTAGACTCTGGTATCAAAGGTAAAGAATATTTGCCGTTTGTTAACCAATCAGCGATTTCTGGTATCTTAACTACTGGAGTCATGCGTGGTCTATTATTCTTAGCTGTATTAGGCGTAGTAGTAACAGGAGTAGCTTTAGATCCTGAGAATCCGCCAGCATCTGTATTCGAACATGCTTTAGGACCTATCGGTAAAAATATTTTCGGTGTAGTATTATTTGCAGCTGCATTATCTTCTGTAATCGGTTCTGCTTATACAAGTGCTACATTCTTGAAAACATTGAGTAAATCATTGATGAAACGCAGCAACTTAATCGTTATTACTTTCATCGTTATTTCAACATTAGTCTTCTTATTCATCGGTAAACCAATCAAATTATTGATTATTGCTGGTGCATTGAACGGACTTATCTTACCTATTACTTTAGGTACGATATTAGTAGCGAGTAAGAAGAAATCGATTGTCGGAGATTATAAACACCCGACTTGGATGTTAGTCTTCGGTATCGTGGCGGTTGTGGTAACCATTATCACAGGAATCTTCTCATTCCAAGGTTTAGCTGAACTTTGGAGTTCATAA
- the xylB gene encoding xylulokinase: protein MVNEAVIGIDLGTSAIKLLAVSREEEFLGVQSEPLPLYQDYPGYSEQDPDEWNAAMQRGLKHLLSQPQMAEVVIKGVSFSGQMHGLVLVDEAGRPLRRAILWNDTRTTPQCELIKEQHGDQVLGNPVVEGFTLTKLLWVKENEPELWGKAAAFMLPKDYFRYCLTGEIYTEFSDAAATMLWNPQAKAWDKALGEEFGIPDIYPDVLQSHNKAGTFNALLAAELCLGTDVPVFAGGADNACGALGSGVINPNDSICSIGTSGVLLICEPVGGAEGYGHKIHLMNHAVPDVNYLMGVTLSAGYSLSWFKREFYADESFEQLLDEAREAGIGAHGLIFTPYLAGERTPHGDASIRGSFIGISGSNIRGDFARAVVEGITYSLYDSLIYLRSVGKNVTKIVSTGGGAKSDFWLQLQADVFNAEIYKLKHEEGPSMGAAMLAAYGLGWYPSLTDCAKQFIHYTTTFKPDLKRHKAYEDYFQIYQQVYNATRRLTKNLLELQKK, encoded by the coding sequence ATGGTAAACGAAGCAGTTATTGGTATTGACTTAGGTACGAGTGCGATTAAATTATTGGCGGTGTCTAGAGAGGAGGAGTTCTTGGGCGTACAAAGTGAGCCGTTGCCGCTTTACCAAGATTATCCTGGTTATTCGGAACAAGATCCTGATGAGTGGAATGCCGCAATGCAGCGTGGTTTGAAGCATTTATTAAGCCAACCGCAAATGGCAGAGGTGGTTATCAAGGGAGTTTCGTTCTCTGGACAGATGCACGGATTAGTGTTGGTGGATGAAGCGGGAAGACCGTTAAGACGTGCTATTTTGTGGAATGATACGCGGACGACTCCACAATGTGAGCTGATTAAAGAGCAACATGGCGACCAAGTACTTGGGAATCCGGTGGTGGAAGGATTTACGTTGACTAAGTTGTTATGGGTGAAAGAGAATGAGCCTGAATTGTGGGGGAAAGCAGCAGCGTTTATGTTGCCGAAAGATTATTTCCGCTATTGTTTGACTGGCGAAATCTATACAGAGTTCTCTGATGCGGCTGCGACGATGTTATGGAATCCGCAGGCCAAAGCATGGGATAAGGCGTTAGGTGAGGAATTTGGAATTCCTGATATTTATCCTGATGTACTTCAATCGCATAATAAGGCAGGCACATTTAATGCTTTGTTGGCAGCTGAACTCTGTTTAGGGACAGACGTTCCAGTCTTTGCTGGTGGTGCTGATAATGCATGTGGCGCTTTAGGTTCTGGCGTTATTAATCCGAATGATTCGATTTGCAGTATTGGGACTTCGGGTGTGTTGCTGATTTGTGAACCTGTAGGCGGCGCTGAAGGATACGGTCATAAGATTCATTTGATGAATCACGCAGTGCCGGATGTCAATTATTTGATGGGCGTGACATTGAGTGCAGGATATAGTTTGAGTTGGTTCAAACGTGAGTTTTATGCGGATGAAAGCTTTGAACAGTTGTTGGATGAAGCGCGAGAAGCGGGCATTGGTGCTCATGGTCTGATCTTCACGCCTTATTTAGCGGGAGAGCGCACACCACATGGAGATGCTTCGATTCGTGGCAGCTTTATCGGTATCAGCGGCTCGAACATACGCGGCGACTTTGCACGTGCAGTAGTGGAAGGCATCACTTATTCATTGTATGATTCATTGATTTACTTGCGCAGTGTCGGAAAAAATGTCACGAAAATTGTCTCTACTGGTGGAGGAGCGAAAAGCGATTTCTGGTTGCAATTACAAGCAGATGTATTTAATGCGGAAATTTATAAATTGAAACATGAAGAAGGTCCGAGTATGGGCGCAGCTATGTTGGCGGCATATGGTTTAGGCTGGTATCCAAGTTTAACGGATTGTGCGAAACAATTTATTCATTATACAACGACATTCAAGCCAGATTTAAAACGTCATAAAGCTTACGAAGATTACTTCCAAATTTATCAACAAGTTTATAATGCGACAAGACGATTGACTAAGAACTTATTAGAGTTGCAGAAAAAGTAA
- a CDS encoding VraH family peptide resistance protein translates to MSFKEYVGDMVETIKHMRFGSKNGLIMIGSVIVLSAITTPIIGIPVGAWIGYYLEKNGN, encoded by the coding sequence ATGTCATTTAAAGAGTATGTTGGAGATATGGTCGAAACAATCAAGCACATGCGATTTGGTTCTAAGAATGGTTTAATCATGATTGGTTCAGTTATTGTACTTAGCGCAATTACAACACCTATCATCGGTATTCCTGTCGGTGCATGGATTGGCTACTATTTAGAAAAAAACGGCAACTAA
- a CDS encoding GNAT family N-acetyltransferase, producing MKFEYLSEETERLVIRPLQHSDYQAWLTGFCGRFDSQSSYDEGRLDMSICTENWYKQLVDKHHQFIKEDKIYIFGIFRKADGMHLGNLDIVTLSRSHFQWAECGYTIHNQFWRQGYAFEALTAMLKIADKRLKYHRIEAHVNIGNMASAKLLEKAGFQYECTREKFIFENGEWTDHLVYAKTLNNMLPVNM from the coding sequence ATGAAGTTCGAATATTTGAGTGAGGAAACAGAACGGTTAGTGATAAGACCTCTTCAGCACTCGGATTACCAAGCATGGCTGACAGGTTTTTGCGGGCGTTTCGACTCACAATCTTCTTATGATGAAGGTAGATTAGATATGTCGATTTGTACTGAAAATTGGTATAAACAACTCGTAGACAAGCATCATCAGTTTATTAAAGAAGACAAGATTTACATATTTGGTATTTTTCGCAAAGCGGATGGTATGCATTTAGGGAATTTAGATATCGTGACCTTGTCTCGCAGTCACTTTCAGTGGGCAGAGTGCGGTTACACGATTCATAATCAATTCTGGCGCCAGGGATATGCGTTTGAAGCATTGACAGCCATGTTGAAGATTGCGGATAAACGATTGAAGTACCATCGTATTGAAGCACATGTGAATATTGGAAATATGGCTTCTGCGAAATTATTGGAAAAAGCAGGATTTCAGTATGAATGTACGCGTGAAAAATTTATTTTTGAAAACGGAGAATGGACAGATCACCTTGTATACGCTAAAACGCTGAATAATATGCTTCCGGTTAATATGTAA
- a CDS encoding metallophosphoesterase, whose amino-acid sequence MKGRILVSSDIHGHGAALAKLLKYVDYNPKKDQLVLLGDYVNNGPDSTGTLKMVKKLHSEGAIVLLGNHDVRWMKSKEKRKRKWRSVLQEFDSIAKIDDYLFVHAGVNPSKSLSKQKLSEVTGFESDVALSRKIKGRWVVHGHVPTRRYGAKKNRIYIKGHTIDIDTGAGHGERLSLVDLTHQQVCSIEVEQLKKVHEYSFG is encoded by the coding sequence ATGAAAGGGAGAATACTTGTTTCATCAGATATTCATGGTCATGGAGCAGCCTTGGCCAAACTCTTAAAATATGTAGATTATAATCCGAAAAAAGATCAATTAGTGCTCTTAGGAGATTATGTGAATAACGGTCCGGATTCGACTGGGACGTTGAAAATGGTTAAGAAATTACATAGCGAAGGGGCAATTGTATTATTAGGCAATCATGACGTACGGTGGATGAAATCGAAGGAGAAGCGGAAACGCAAGTGGCGTTCTGTGCTACAAGAGTTTGATAGCATTGCGAAAATCGATGACTATCTATTTGTTCATGCCGGCGTGAATCCTTCCAAATCATTATCGAAACAAAAATTGTCTGAAGTCACTGGATTTGAATCAGATGTTGCGTTGTCACGAAAAATAAAAGGCAGATGGGTCGTGCATGGCCATGTGCCGACACGTCGCTATGGTGCGAAGAAGAATAGGATTTACATCAAAGGCCATACTATCGACATTGATACAGGTGCTGGTCACGGTGAGCGCTTGTCTTTAGTCGATTTAACACATCAGCAAGTTTGTTCTATTGAAGTAGAGCAGTTGAAAAAAGTACATGAGTATAGTTTCGGATAG
- a CDS encoding FeoB-associated Cys-rich membrane protein, protein MTILINAVIILLIFGYAAYTLVRFFKKSKQGKCAACDINKGCGHAMPKEMKKHQKHAS, encoded by the coding sequence ATGACAATTTTAATTAACGCTGTCATTATTTTATTAATCTTCGGCTATGCCGCTTATACTTTAGTCCGCTTCTTCAAAAAGTCTAAGCAAGGTAAATGTGCAGCATGCGATATCAACAAAGGTTGCGGACATGCAATGCCTAAAGAAATGAAAAAACATCAGAAACATGCGTCTTAA
- the feoB gene encoding ferrous iron transport protein B: MHNSYCIVGNPNVGKTTLFNALTGSYEYVGNWSGVTVEKKVGMLKDKQGELVDLPGIYDLLPISKDETVVTDYLLHNNFSKVVNIVDAVQLKRNLLLTTQLMEFGSPILLCLNMGDVATKRGIEINRNLLMRRLKMPILPIVARSGQGIDSILELLKDDDLSTAQPLKIPYEATVESALSELQHYFKHQLDLPTKRHRFIAVQYLLGNPAIEQFINAHNHPELHAIREHLATQLDMSIVDSMRRSRTEYIDDILEDVITYPNKKKQYLTDRVDKILTNKYIGIPIFLVIMWLIFQATFSWIGTPLSDRLDDFIGGPFTDWVKQAMDALGLFPFLKDLITDGIIAGVGAVLVFVPQIMILFFFISVLEDSGYMARIALIMDKIMEGLGLNGKSFIPMIIGFGCNVPGVMATRSIEQEKERLTTILITPFMSCSARLPVYALFAGVFFKENQALVVLSLYVIGIVVALTVSFVMTKTILKKENSVFVIELPPYRLPSAKTLWRSTWEKAKGFVKKAGTFIFGGSVVIWMLNYAGPTGFGVNVDHSFLQIIGACITPLLVPLGFGTWQAGATLIPGFLAKEVVVSAMAIIYATDSHGLTRMISTHFTPASAYAFMLFILLYIPCLSTVAAIRKETVSWKWTIIATLYPVVIAYVLTFIVYQGSQLFG, translated from the coding sequence ATGCATAACTCTTATTGTATTGTCGGCAATCCGAATGTCGGCAAAACAACGCTTTTCAATGCACTGACGGGTTCTTATGAATATGTAGGAAACTGGAGCGGTGTAACGGTTGAGAAGAAAGTGGGTATGTTGAAGGATAAGCAAGGCGAATTGGTCGACTTGCCGGGTATTTATGATTTATTGCCGATTTCTAAAGATGAAACGGTCGTGACAGATTATTTATTGCATAACAATTTTTCTAAAGTTGTCAATATTGTGGATGCAGTACAGTTGAAACGTAACTTGTTATTGACGACGCAATTAATGGAGTTCGGTTCTCCGATTCTCTTGTGTTTGAATATGGGAGATGTGGCTACGAAACGGGGAATCGAGATTAACCGCAATTTGTTGATGCGTCGGTTGAAGATGCCGATATTGCCGATTGTGGCGAGAAGCGGTCAAGGTATCGATAGTATATTAGAGCTCCTCAAAGACGATGATTTATCTACAGCTCAACCTTTGAAAATCCCTTATGAAGCAACAGTTGAATCTGCATTATCAGAGCTGCAGCATTACTTCAAACACCAACTTGATTTACCAACCAAACGCCATCGTTTTATCGCAGTCCAATATTTATTGGGTAATCCTGCAATTGAACAATTTATTAACGCACATAATCATCCTGAACTACATGCGATTAGAGAGCATTTAGCGACACAATTGGATATGTCTATTGTTGACAGTATGCGTCGTTCTCGTACGGAATATATTGATGATATTTTAGAAGATGTCATTACGTATCCTAATAAGAAGAAACAATATCTGACTGATCGTGTAGATAAAATATTGACTAATAAATATATAGGTATACCGATTTTCTTAGTCATTATGTGGCTGATTTTCCAAGCAACATTCTCATGGATTGGTACACCGCTATCAGATAGGTTGGATGATTTTATCGGCGGTCCTTTTACAGATTGGGTCAAACAAGCGATGGATGCGCTGGGATTATTCCCATTCTTAAAAGACTTGATTACGGACGGTATTATTGCCGGAGTCGGCGCTGTCTTAGTATTCGTGCCGCAAATTATGATTTTATTCTTCTTCATCTCTGTATTGGAAGATTCAGGTTATATGGCACGTATTGCGTTGATCATGGATAAGATTATGGAAGGTTTAGGCTTAAACGGTAAATCTTTCATTCCTATGATTATTGGCTTTGGCTGTAATGTACCAGGTGTCATGGCGACGAGAAGTATTGAACAAGAGAAAGAGCGTTTAACTACCATTTTAATCACACCGTTTATGTCTTGTTCCGCTCGTCTTCCGGTCTACGCACTATTTGCGGGTGTCTTTTTTAAAGAAAATCAAGCCCTTGTAGTACTCAGTTTGTACGTTATCGGTATAGTAGTGGCCTTGACCGTCAGCTTTGTCATGACGAAGACGATTTTGAAAAAGGAAAACTCTGTCTTTGTAATCGAATTGCCGCCTTACCGTTTACCATCAGCTAAAACGTTGTGGCGCAGCACTTGGGAAAAAGCAAAAGGCTTTGTGAAAAAAGCCGGTACCTTTATCTTCGGCGGTTCAGTCGTCATTTGGATGTTAAATTACGCAGGACCGACTGGGTTCGGGGTTAATGTCGATCACAGTTTCTTACAAATTATCGGAGCTTGTATTACACCATTATTAGTGCCGCTTGGTTTCGGTACATGGCAAGCCGGTGCAACTTTAATTCCTGGCTTCTTAGCAAAAGAAGTCGTGGTAAGTGCCATGGCCATTATTTATGCGACTGATAGTCATGGACTGACAAGAATGATATCTACACACTTTACACCAGCATCTGCATACGCATTTATGTTATTCATCTTGTTGTATATTCCATGCTTGTCCACTGTGGCAGCCATTCGTAAAGAAACCGTATCTTGGAAATGGACAATTATCGCAACACTTTATCCTGTTGTAATTGCCTATGTTCTAACATTTATTGTCTATCAAGGCAGTCAACTTTTTGGTTAA